CGGCGGCGCGCGACCAGCGCACATCGCCTGCGGTGGCATCCTCGCGCGTGGCGGAACTGGAAAAGCACCTTGGCGTGCGGCTGTTCAACCGAACCACGCGGTCGTTGCAGCCTACTTCGAATGGGCGGTTGTTTTATGACGGCGCGCAGCGCGTGCTAGATGCCGTGGCAGAGGCAGAAGCGTCGCTGACCCATGCCAGTTCGCAGCCGCGTGGCACGCTGTTCGTGGCAGCACCCTTGGGCCTTGGGCGGCGGCTAATTGCGCCGCATGTGCCCGCCTTCAAGGACGAACACCCCCAGATTGACCTGCGCCTGCGCCTGTCGGACCGCAAGGTGGATGTGACCGCAGAAGGGTTGGATCTGGCCTTTCACCTTGGCACGCTCGAAGATTCGGGGCTGAAAATGCGGGTGCTGGCCGAATGCCCGCGCGTGCTATGCGCCGCGCCCGATTACATCGCCCGCCGTGGCCTGCCCCGCGACGGCGCGGCGCTGGTCGCGGACGGGCATGATTGCCTGACCCTGCGCTTTCCCGGCGCGACAGAGTTTCAATGGGCGCTGCAAACGCCCGACGGGCCGCGCCGCTTCAAGATATCGGGGCCATTCGAATCCGATGACGGGGACGTGCTGACCGGTTGGGCGCTGGATGGGCGCGGGATTATCCTGAAACCCGTCTTCGAGGTCGCCGACCATCTGGCCAGCGGCGCGCTGGTGGAAGTGGCGAGCCAAACGCCGCCCCTGCCCGTGACCTTGGCGGCACTGACACCGCACCGCCGGTTGCGCGACCCCAAGGTGATGCTGTTTGCCGATTTCATCGCCACGCATATCCGCGCAGCTATGGCGGGCAATTAATCGGCCCCCAAAGCCGCGCGCCGCGCCAGCACGGCGACCAGATCGGTGCGCGACACCACGCCCACCACGCGGCCCGCATCTATGACCGGAACGGCGTGGACCTCTCCATCCGCCATCAGGGGCAACAGTGCGGCGAGGGGGGTCTCTGGGGCCGCGCCATCCGCCCCCATGCGCAGGATGTCCTGCGCGACCTCTGGCGTGGCGCCGCCCTGCCCCAGCAAGCGCGCCATGGCTGCGCCAAACCGCCCTTTCAGCGCCCCTGCATTGCGCGCCGCGCGCGCGATCAGGTCAATCTGGTGCAAGCTGCCCATGTAGCGCCCATCCGCCCCGACTACGGGAATGGTCGTAAAGCGGTGTTTCTGGAACAGCTCTGCCACCTTGCCCAAAGGTGTATCCGGCGCAACTGTCACCGGGTCGGGCGACATGATCTCGCGCGCGGTCAGCGGGCCAGCAAATTGCGCCGCCGCTTCCATCTGCGCGGCGCCGATCAGCCGGGCAAGATCCGCCGCGCCAAGGTTAGAGGATTGCCGATACCGCTCCAAGATCGCCGATAGCTGACCTTCCGACAGGCCCAGCCGGGCGCTGACGCCTTGCACATTGCCCGCCCGCCGGTCCGGTCCCTCATACTGGCGAAACGGATAGATCCGCCCAGTCAGCCGCGCATAGACTGCCGCCATCGCAACCAGCGACACAGCACCCAGCCCGATCGGGGTCAGCACGAACCAAAAACCCAGCGGGAAAACCTCTTCAGGGTGCAGCGCGGCGGCCATGGCCACCCCGCCCGCAGGCGGGTGCAAGGCGCGCAGCATTGCCATGGCAAAGGCCGCACCCGCCACGGCCAGCGCCACGCGCAAAGACGCATCCGGCACAAGGTAGCACATCGCCACGCCAATCAGCGCGCCCAGCATATTACCCACGATCACAGACCATGGCTGGGCCAGCGGACTGTTGGGAATGGCAAAGACCATCACCGCCGATGCCCCGAAAGGCGCAACCAGATAAAGGCCAAATTCCGTATCAATCTCTGGCGCAAGCAGGAACACCGCGATCAGCGCGATGGCCACAAGCGCGCCGAAACTGGCGCGCAGGGCCTCTAAGGGGGTAACGCGCGCCATCGCCGGGCCAAGGGATTTCCACATGTCGATCTGCCCCTGTCTGTGCCTTTGGCGCCTATCCCGCCAAACCCGCCACCTTGCGCCAATGCGCCATGCGGGCGGAAAACACGCCATCGAATTCGTGATCGGCAGCAAAGGCACGCGCATGGCCGCAGGCCCTAATCAAGGCGTCGCGGTCATGGTGCCAGCGCGCAACCACATCGGCCAGCGCGGCGACATTGCCCAACTGCGCCAGCGCGCCGCCGCCGCTGCGGGTCTGGACCCCGCGCCACATGGCATTGTCGAACCCGGCCACCGCCAAGCCGCAGCCCATTGCTTCCAGATAGGTGCAGGACGGGTCTGACTGGCGGTGGCAGGACAGGAACACATCGGCCCGACTGCGGTTGATCGGCACCAATTCGCGCGCGAAATCGACCGGAGCGTGCAGCCGCACGCGCCCGCCGAAACGGTCCAGCCCCGCCCGTATATCCCCTTCCAGACTGCCCGTGCCGTAAATATCCAGCGTGGCATCCACCCCGCGCGTGGCCAGCGCATCCATCACCGGCAGCAGGTCTTGCGCGCCTTTCATCGGCTCCAACCGGCCCGAATGGATCAGCCGCAAGGGCGCGCCCGAACGCAGCCTTTCGGCGCGGGCAGTCATCTCTGGCGCGGTGGCCAGCATCGCGGCGCTTAGGCGATTGTCCAGATAGAGATGCGCATCGCGCACCAGCCCGCGATAGGCGTCGTAGGCCGGGTAACCGTTGAACTGCACCGCATCTGCCACGCGCAAGGCCCGGCGCAGGCGGCGTTCCTGCTGCAAGGTCCATAGCGCAGAGCGTGCGCGCCGCAATGGGTTGCGCGTGCGGTCCATCCAGACAATGCGCAGCCGCGTGCCCAAGGTGTATTCCAGCACATAGACCAGCTTGGCCCCCAGCGCCTGCGCCAAGGCGGGGAAATCCAGCGCCTCGTGGTCATCCGCCGCTGCCGCCAAAAGCGCCACATCCCGCCCCAGATGCGGCGCGACCGCGGCCCTGCGCGGCACGATCGCCAGATCAAAGCCAAGCGACCCCGGCGGGCAATGCACGCCAAAAGGCAAAGGCAGACCCGCATCGCGCAACACCACAGAAACCGGCCCCGGCCATTCGGCCACATGCCGTTCCATGCCCTGCACGAATTTCGCGTCCAGCCACAGCCCATCGGCGCGTTGCTGCGCCGGAGCGCTGGAATATATGACCAATCTGCCTGTCATGCCTGTTCCCGCCTGTGCGCAAGCTATGCGCAAGCGGGCAAGGCCGGTCAAGCGCCTTAGCTGCCGCGATAGGTGGAAAACCCGAAGGGCGACAGCAACAGGGGCACATGGTAATGGCTGTCCGGGTCACTCATGCCGAAGCGGATCGGCACCTCGTCCAGAAACAGCGGGTCCGC
This genomic window from Roseibaca calidilacus contains:
- a CDS encoding LysR family transcriptional regulator, which gives rise to MAYLSNLRMFVRVYELGSMSAAARDQRTSPAVASSRVAELEKHLGVRLFNRTTRSLQPTSNGRLFYDGAQRVLDAVAEAEASLTHASSQPRGTLFVAAPLGLGRRLIAPHVPAFKDEHPQIDLRLRLSDRKVDVTAEGLDLAFHLGTLEDSGLKMRVLAECPRVLCAAPDYIARRGLPRDGAALVADGHDCLTLRFPGATEFQWALQTPDGPRRFKISGPFESDDGDVLTGWALDGRGIILKPVFEVADHLASGALVEVASQTPPLPVTLAALTPHRRLRDPKVMLFADFIATHIRAAMAGN
- a CDS encoding HPP family protein, with protein sequence MWKSLGPAMARVTPLEALRASFGALVAIALIAVFLLAPEIDTEFGLYLVAPFGASAVMVFAIPNSPLAQPWSVIVGNMLGALIGVAMCYLVPDASLRVALAVAGAAFAMAMLRALHPPAGGVAMAAALHPEEVFPLGFWFVLTPIGLGAVSLVAMAAVYARLTGRIYPFRQYEGPDRRAGNVQGVSARLGLSEGQLSAILERYRQSSNLGAADLARLIGAAQMEAAAQFAGPLTAREIMSPDPVTVAPDTPLGKVAELFQKHRFTTIPVVGADGRYMGSLHQIDLIARAARNAGALKGRFGAAMARLLGQGGATPEVAQDILRMGADGAAPETPLAALLPLMADGEVHAVPVIDAGRVVGVVSRTDLVAVLARRAALGAD
- a CDS encoding glycosyltransferase, with the protein product MTGRLVIYSSAPAQQRADGLWLDAKFVQGMERHVAEWPGPVSVVLRDAGLPLPFGVHCPPGSLGFDLAIVPRRAAVAPHLGRDVALLAAAADDHEALDFPALAQALGAKLVYVLEYTLGTRLRIVWMDRTRNPLRRARSALWTLQQERRLRRALRVADAVQFNGYPAYDAYRGLVRDAHLYLDNRLSAAMLATAPEMTARAERLRSGAPLRLIHSGRLEPMKGAQDLLPVMDALATRGVDATLDIYGTGSLEGDIRAGLDRFGGRVRLHAPVDFARELVPINRSRADVFLSCHRQSDPSCTYLEAMGCGLAVAGFDNAMWRGVQTRSGGGALAQLGNVAALADVVARWHHDRDALIRACGHARAFAADHEFDGVFSARMAHWRKVAGLAG